From the genome of Blautia hydrogenotrophica DSM 10507:
TGCGAGAAATGTGTGAAAACACATTTCTTGTAGCTAAAAGTGAAAGCCAGCGCCTTAAGACGCTGGCCTAGCAACATGGGCTTATAGCCCCAGAACAAACCACCCGTTGGACGGGTGGTTCTGATTGGAGGTGAGGATGATGGTGGTAACGCTGGAAGAGATGAAACAGTATCTCCGGGTCGATTATGAAGATGATGACCAGTTGATTACAGGCTTTATAGCATCTGCGGAGCAGCTTTGCCGGGATATCCTCCGGGCTGATGAAACAGCGGATTTGGAAAAGGATGAGACCGTAAAAACTGCTGTTATGTATGCAGCCGCATATTTTTATGAACACCGGGAGGAAGCGGACCACCATGACTTGGCTCTGACAATCCGCTCCCTCTTGTTTGGCTCAAGGAAGGAGGCTTTCTGATGAAAATTGAACTGTTGAACGTCAGGATTTTCATTTCAAAGAATACGGTGGTCACGGATGCCATCGGAAACCGCCGGAATGAATGGAAGCCTTTCTATACCTGCTATGCGACTGTCAGCGGCGAAGCCGGGAAGGAGCAAACGGATGCAGGAATGGTAGTAGATGATTCCAGCATTGATTTTACGATCCGGTGGTGTAAGAAAGCAGCGGAGATCGATTCTACCCATTTCCGTGTGGAGTTCAATGGGGAACTTTACAACATTGCCGCTGTGGATCACATGAATTACAGACGCAAAAGCATCAAGCTGTCCTGTGAGAAAGTGAGACGGTAAGGATGAGCAGAGGAATTGCAATCAGCCAGCTTTCTACGGCGGTGATGGAGGAATTGGAAGAATATGCGGATCTGGCTGCGGAAGATATGAAATCTGCGGTAAAGAAAGCGGCGGCAACCGTCCGGAAGGATATCGAAGCCAGCGCACCGAAGGATACCGGGGACTATGCGAAAAGCTGGGCGGTAAAGACCACAAAGGAAAGCTCCAACGCCATGCAGGTAACGGTGCATTCCCGGAACCGGTATCAGCTTGCCCATCTGCTGGAGTATGGCCATGCGAAGCGGGGCGGCGGACGGGTGGCTGCAAGGTCTCACATCGTCGATGCGGAAAAGGCCGGTATCGAACAGCTGGAGCGCGAGATTGAGAGGAGCCTGACGAATGGATGATGTGGTAAGACTTTTAGAGGAAACGGGCGTCCCTTTTGCTTATGACCACTTTGCGGAAGGGGAATCCCCCGATCCTCCGTTTATCTGCTACCTTCTGCCCCAGAGCGATAACTTTTCCGCAGACGGGAAGGTTTATCTGAAGGTCAGCAGCGTGAATATCGAACTGTACACAGACAGTAAGGAGCTGGATGTGGAACAGAAGCTGGAAGCCGTGCTGGATACGCACGGTATTTTTTATGACAAAACAGAGGTCTGGATTGAGAGTGAAAA
Proteins encoded in this window:
- a CDS encoding head-tail connector protein, whose amino-acid sequence is MVVTLEEMKQYLRVDYEDDDQLITGFIASAEQLCRDILRADETADLEKDETVKTAVMYAAAYFYEHREEADHHDLALTIRSLLFGSRKEAF
- a CDS encoding HK97 gp10 family phage protein, producing MSRGIAISQLSTAVMEELEEYADLAAEDMKSAVKKAAATVRKDIEASAPKDTGDYAKSWAVKTTKESSNAMQVTVHSRNRYQLAHLLEYGHAKRGGGRVAARSHIVDAEKAGIEQLEREIERSLTNG
- a CDS encoding phage head closure protein, which codes for MKIELLNVRIFISKNTVVTDAIGNRRNEWKPFYTCYATVSGEAGKEQTDAGMVVDDSSIDFTIRWCKKAAEIDSTHFRVEFNGELYNIAAVDHMNYRRKSIKLSCEKVRR